The Desmodus rotundus isolate HL8 unplaced genomic scaffold, HLdesRot8A.1 manual_scaffold_219, whole genome shotgun sequence genome includes a window with the following:
- the LOC128780071 gene encoding ubiquitin-conjugating enzyme E2 D3-like, translated as MCFAGPVDHSMFTWKGTIMGPADSPYEGGLFRLNIQFPPNYPFRPPLIYFTTPIYHPNINRRGYICVDILRSQWSPILTISKLLLSITSMLCDPNPNDPFVPSIGRMYLQDRDAFDTMARAWTKKYAR; from the coding sequence atgtgcttCGCGGGGCCGGTGGACCACAGCATGTTCACATGGAAGGGGACCATTATGGGTCCCGCCGACAGCCCCTACGAGGGTGGGCTGTTCCGCCTGAACATACAATTCCCAcccaattaccccttcaggccgcCGCTTATTTACTTCAcaaccccgatctaccaccccaatatcaaccgaaggggatatatctgtgtagatattctcaggtcccagtggtctcctatactgaccatatccaaactcttgctatccatcacctccatgctatgtgaccccaaccccaacgacCCCTTTGTTCcgtccattgggagaatgtacttaCAGGACAGGGATGCCTTTGATACCATGgcccgagcttggaccaagaaatATGCTAGGTGA